In Gopherus flavomarginatus isolate rGopFla2 chromosome 1, rGopFla2.mat.asm, whole genome shotgun sequence, a single genomic region encodes these proteins:
- the HMOX1 gene encoding heme oxygenase 1 produces MEGSKTHSSESMPGDLSEALKEATKEVHEQAESTEFMKNFQKGQVSLEEFKMVMASLYYIYSALEEEIERNKDHPAYIPVYFPAELHRRTALQEDLEYFYGPLWREEISCPESTQKYVNRLHYVGQHEPELLVAHAYTRYLGDLSGGQVLKKIAQKALHLPSTGEGLEFFTFEGVSNATKFKQLYRSRMNSIEMDPATKKRVVEEAKQAFLLNIQVFEELQKLVSQLHENSHHAQQKPELRTRGTSGAHEHGPAPVKEGEKTLMKHTDMLPSTPLVRWILALSFLVTTVAVGLFAM; encoded by the exons atggaAGGTTCTAAGACACACAGCTCTGAAAG CATGCCTGGAGACCTATCAGAAGCCCTGAAGGAAGCCACCAAAGAGGTGCATGAGCAGGCAGAGAGCACAGAGTTTATGAAGAATTtccagaaggggcaggtgtcacTCGAGGAGTTTAAG ATGGTTATGGCTTCTCTGTACTACATCTACTCTGCTCTGGAGGAGGAGATTGAGCGTAACAAGGATCACCCGGCCTATATCCCTGTTTACTTCCCAGCTGAACTGCACCGTAGGACTGCCCTGCAAGAAGACTTGGAGTATTTCTATGGCCCATTGTGGAGGGAAGAGATCTCGTGTCCCGAGTCCACTCAGAAATACGTGAATAGGCTCCACTATGTGGGCCAGCATGAACCAGAGCTCCTGGTGGCCCATGCCTACACTCGGTACCTGGGAGACCTATCTGGCGGGCAGGTGTTGAAGAAGATTGCCCAGAAAGCTCTCCACCTACCCAGTACTGGAGAAGGACTGGAGTTCTTCACCTTTGAAGGGGTGTCCAATGCCACAAAGTTCAAGCAGCTGTACCGCTCCCGGATGAACTCCATCGAGATGGACCCAGCCACCAAGAAGAGAGTCGTGGAGGAAGCCAAGCAGGCATTCTTGCTGAATATACAG GTGTTTGAGGAACTGCAGAAATTGGTGTCCCAGTTGCATGAGAACAGTCACCATGCACAACAGAAGCCAGAGCTTCGCACAAGAGGCACCAGCGGAGCACATGAGCATG GACCAGCTCCTGTGAAAGAAGGTGAAAAGACATTGATGAAGCACACAGACATGTTGCCTAGCACTCCACTGGTACGCTGGATTCTTGCTCTCAGCTTCCTAGTGACAACAGTTGCTGTGGGCTTGTTTGCGATGTGA